Proteins encoded in a region of the Deefgea piscis genome:
- a CDS encoding inositol monophosphatase family protein, producing the protein MHPMLNTAVRAARRAATVIQRASNNLDLITPEKKGHNDFVSEVDRAAEQAIIDTILEAYPNHAILAEESGSRGNSEYVWIIDPLDGTTNFLHGFPQYAISIALEHKGVITQAVVYDPNRNDLFTATRGVGAFLNDRRIRVSKVRELSDALVGTGFPYTKFNNLENYLNIFRDMAQKAAGVRRPGAAALDLAYVACGRFDGFFEFDLKLVDIAAGTLLVQEAGGLVTDLNGEEKFLVSGDVLCGTPRVFGQMLSLIRGHLK; encoded by the coding sequence ATGCATCCAATGCTGAACACTGCGGTGCGCGCTGCGCGTCGCGCCGCCACCGTTATTCAACGTGCGTCGAATAATTTAGACTTAATTACCCCAGAAAAAAAAGGTCATAATGATTTTGTTTCTGAGGTTGATCGTGCAGCAGAACAAGCCATTATCGATACTATTTTAGAGGCGTACCCAAATCACGCGATTTTAGCAGAGGAGTCGGGTAGCCGCGGTAACTCTGAATACGTTTGGATTATCGATCCACTTGATGGTACTACAAATTTCTTGCATGGCTTCCCACAATACGCCATTTCTATCGCGCTTGAGCATAAAGGCGTGATCACACAAGCCGTTGTTTACGATCCAAACCGCAATGATTTGTTCACTGCGACCCGTGGTGTTGGTGCATTCTTGAATGACCGCCGTATCCGTGTTTCAAAAGTGCGTGAATTGTCTGATGCATTGGTTGGGACTGGCTTTCCGTATACCAAGTTCAATAATTTAGAAAACTACCTGAATATTTTCCGCGATATGGCACAAAAAGCGGCTGGCGTACGTCGTCCGGGCGCTGCGGCCTTGGATTTGGCTTATGTGGCTTGTGGTCGTTTTGATGGCTTCTTTGAGTTTGACTTGAAGTTGGTTGATATTGCTGCAGGTACTTTGTTGGTGCAAGAGGCCGGTGGTTTGGTGACTGACCTCAATGGCGAAGAAAAATTCTTGGTTTCTGGTGATGTACTTTGCGGTACACCACGCGTATTTGGCCAAATGTTATCGTTGATTCGCGGTCATTTGAAGTAA